The Acinonyx jubatus isolate Ajub_Pintada_27869175 chromosome E3, VMU_Ajub_asm_v1.0, whole genome shotgun sequence genome has a window encoding:
- the TMC7 gene encoding transmembrane channel-like protein 7 isoform X4, translating to MSESSASALPPGRPGRQPFSHPENLSLDSSCFSSPPVNFLQELPSYRSIARKRTTIPTREKQSGTLLKPTDSYSSQLEGGITENLNSQSIRKYALNISEKRRLRNIQETQMKYLSEWDQWKRYSSKSWKRFIGKAREMTTHLELWRDDIRSIEGKFGTGIQSYFSFLRFLVLLNLVIFLIIFMLVLLPVLLTKYNITNSTFVLIPSKDTDVQCTVYPISSSGLIYFYSYIIDLLSGTGFLEETCLFYGHYTIDGVKFQNFTYDLPLAYLLSTIAYLALSLLWIVKRSVEGFKINLIRSEEHFQSYCNKIFAGWDFCITNRSMADLKHSSLRYELRADLEEERIRQKIAERTSEETIRIYSLRLFLNCIVLAVLAACFYAIYRATIFSQEHMKKEIDKMVFGENLLILYLPSIVITLANFITPMIFAKIIHYEDYSPGFEIRLTILRCVFMRLATICVLVFTLGSKITSCDNYSCELCGYNQKLYPCWETQVGQEMYKLMIFDLIIILAVTLFVDFPRKLLVTYCSSWKLVQCWGQQEFAIPDNVLGIVYGQTICWIGAFFSPLLPAIATLKLIIIFYVKERPFLKSLWAVHQLQHHLGGGPQDSEHLSQLTAVPGPWRHLGSLCSAFLHDHLPHYVLFHRPCRSTQAGGGPAPRAAVPGKS from the exons AGAACCTCTCGTTGGACTCCAGTTGCTTTTCCTCTCCACCTGTGAATTTCCTTCAAGAATTGCCAAGCTATCGGTCCATTGCACGCAAGAGGACGACCATTCCTACCCGAGAGAAGCAAAGTGGCACTTTGCTAAAGCCGACAGACTCTTACAGCTCCCAGTTGGAGGGAGGAATCACTGAAAACCTCAATAGCCAATCGATTCGGAAGTATGCACTGAACATCTCTGAGAAGCGGAGGCTAAG GAACATTCAGGAGACCCAGATGAAGTATTTATCTGAATGGGACCAGTGGAAACGGTATAGCAGCAAGTCTTGGAAGAGGTTCATAGGGAAGGCTCGCGAGATGACGACCCACCTGGAGCTGTGGCGGGACGACATTCGCAGCATAGAAG gGAAGTTTGGCACTGGGATTCAGTCCTATTTCTCCTTCTTGCGGTTTCTGGTGTTGCTGAACTTGGTGATCTTTCTGATTATCTTTATGCTGGTTTTGCTCCCCGTCTTGCTCACCAAATACAACATCACCAACAGCACCTTTGTGCTCATTCCGTCCAAAGACACGG atGTTCAATGCACAGTGTATCCAATAAGTAGTTCTGGACTCATTTACTTTTATAGTTATATCATAGACTTGCTCTCTGGCACT GGTTTTTTGGAGGAGACCTGCCTCTTTTATGGACATTACACCATTGATGGGGTGAAATTTCAGAACTTCACCTATGATCTGCCCCTGGCTTATTTGTTAAGCACGATTGCCTACCTGGCCCTGAGTCTTCTTTGGATAGTGAAAAG gtcagtgGAAGGGTTCAAAATCAACCTGATCCGGAGCGAGGAGCACTTTCAGAGTTACTGCAACAAGATCTTTGCTGGCTGGGACTTCTGCATCACCAACCGTAGCATGGCGGACCTGAAGCACAGCAGCCTGCGGTATGAGCTCCGG GCAGatctggaggaagaaagaatacGGCAGAAGATAGCAGAGAGGACCTCGGAAGAAACGATACGGATTTACTCTTTGAGACTGTTTTTGAACTGCATTGTTCTGGCTGTTTTAGCTGCATGCTTTTATGCAATTTATAGAGCAACGATATTCTCACAAGAGCACATGAAAAAA GAAATTGACAAGATGGTTTTTGGAGAGAACCTTTTGATATTGTACCTGCCTTCTATTGTGATCACGCTGGCCAATTTTATCACCCCAATGATCTTTGCCAAAATCATCCACTATGAGGATTATTCCCCAGGCTTTGAGATCCGGCTGACAATCCTTAG GTGTGTGTTCATGCGCCTGGCCACCATCTGTGTGCTGGTATTCACCCTGGGCTCCAAGATTACATCCTGTGATAACTACTCCTGTGAGCTCTGTGGCTACAACCAGAAACTCTACCCG TGCTGGGAGACCCAAGTTGGACAGGAAATGTACAAGCTGATGATCTTCGACCTCATCATCATCTTGGCCGTGACGCTTTTTGTGGATTTTCCTAGAAA GCTCCTGGTGACCTACTGTTCCTCATGGAAACTGGTTCAGTGCTGGGGACAGCAGGAATTTGCCATTCCTGATAACGTTCTGGGGATTGTTTATGGGCAAACCATTTGCTGGATTGGAgcctttttctcccctcttctccctgcaATTGCAACCTTGAAACTCATTATCATCTTTTATGTGAAAGAG CGTCCCTTCCTCAAAAGCTTGTGGGCCGTTCACCAACTTCAACACCACCTGGGAGGTGGTCCCCAAGACAGTGAGCACCTTTCCCAGCTCACTGCAGTCCCTGGTCCATGGCGTCACCTCGGAAGCCTTTGCAGTGCCTTTCTTCATGATCATCTG